One genomic window of Ruminococcus gauvreauii includes the following:
- a CDS encoding potassium channel family protein, which yields MAAKSILVVGLGRFGRHIARKFIECGNSVLAIEKSEERADSVVNLVQNIRIGDAANEDFISSLGIANFDLCVVAIGDNFQTALEVTVLLKDMGAKYVLARATRDVHKKLLLRNGADHVVYAEREMAERLAIKYGSPHIFDYIELTPEYAIYEIEVPHSWLGKSIVEKSVRTRYHVSILATKRNGKIYPLPHPDHVFSEGESLMVMGSPADIKPLTK from the coding sequence ATGGCTGCAAAATCAATATTGGTGGTTGGACTGGGAAGGTTTGGAAGGCACATCGCGAGGAAATTCATCGAGTGCGGGAACAGTGTGCTGGCGATAGAAAAAAGTGAGGAGCGCGCGGACAGCGTGGTGAATCTGGTGCAGAATATCCGCATCGGAGACGCTGCGAATGAAGATTTTATCTCGTCCCTCGGAATCGCCAATTTTGATCTCTGCGTGGTTGCGATCGGCGATAATTTTCAGACGGCGCTGGAAGTGACGGTGCTGCTCAAAGACATGGGGGCAAAATATGTTCTGGCGCGTGCGACGCGGGATGTCCATAAGAAGCTGCTGCTCAGAAACGGGGCGGACCATGTGGTGTATGCGGAGCGCGAGATGGCAGAGCGTCTCGCCATCAAATACGGTTCACCGCATATCTTTGACTATATTGAGCTGACACCCGAGTATGCGATCTATGAGATTGAGGTTCCGCATTCATGGCTGGGCAAGAGCATTGTTGAGAAATCGGTGCGGACGAGATACCATGTCAGTATCCTGGCGACCAAACGCAATGGTAAGATTTATCCGTTGCCGCATCCGGACCACGTGTTTTCGGAGGGCGAGAGTCTGATGGTGATGGGAAGCCCGGCGGATATCAAGCCGCTCACGAAATAG
- a CDS encoding N-acetylmuramoyl-L-alanine amidase, whose protein sequence is MFFLPYKIMLDAGHGGGDPGATYQGRNEKDDTLRLVLAIGQILENNGVDVEYTRTTDVYQTPFEKAQIANQSGADFFISIHRNSSPRPNQYSGVESLIYDKSGIKLQMAENINGALGEVGFKDLGVKERPGLVVLRRTNMPAVLVEVGFINSDADNELFDSKFDEIAQAIADAILGTLNEETVTDPTYYRVQVGAYRVRQYADNQLYELLDKGYPAFILNQDGLFKVQVGAYQQLGNAVTMERRLREDGYSTMITT, encoded by the coding sequence GTGTTTTTTTTGCCGTATAAAATCATGCTGGATGCAGGGCACGGCGGGGGAGACCCGGGAGCCACCTACCAGGGACGAAACGAAAAGGACGACACGCTCCGCCTCGTACTGGCAATCGGACAGATTCTGGAGAATAATGGGGTAGACGTTGAGTACACGAGGACGACGGACGTCTATCAGACGCCTTTTGAGAAGGCGCAGATCGCGAACCAGTCGGGTGCGGATTTCTTTATCTCCATACACCGCAATTCCAGTCCGCGGCCGAATCAGTATTCAGGGGTCGAAAGTCTGATCTATGATAAGTCCGGGATTAAACTTCAGATGGCGGAAAATATCAACGGGGCGCTCGGTGAAGTGGGATTCAAGGACCTTGGTGTGAAAGAGCGGCCGGGGCTTGTGGTACTTAGAAGGACAAATATGCCGGCGGTCCTGGTGGAAGTCGGATTCATCAACAGCGATGCAGACAACGAGCTGTTTGACTCGAAGTTTGATGAGATTGCGCAGGCGATCGCGGATGCGATCCTCGGTACGCTGAATGAGGAGACTGTGACGGACCCGACATATTACCGTGTGCAGGTGGGTGCATACCGTGTGCGTCAATACGCGGATAATCAGCTGTATGAACTTTTGGATAAGGGATATCCGGCGTTTATTCTGAATCAGGATGGACTGTTCAAAGTGCAGGTGGGAGCGTATCAGCAGCTCGGCAACGCGGTCACGATGGAGCGCAGGCTGCGCGAAGACGGGTACAGTACGATGATCACGACGTAG
- a CDS encoding YdcF family protein, with protein sequence MKKRMCAHDSAPGQGTVLAMPLICGMMMKRITEDNMNQRFLDQITDFIFVNDIPGRADMIMVPGNGFPQMAERAAQLYHEGHAPMILPSGKYGRLSGIFEGVQDKRELYDEAYDTEWEFLHDVLRKCAVPERAILREDQATFTYENAIFSRRVTDAAGIDVRSAIVCCKSYHARRCLMYYQLMYPETDFQICAVEIQGIRRDNWYLSEAGIGLVLGEMERCGSQFHEILREMMPIKT encoded by the coding sequence TTGAAAAAAAGAATGTGCGCCCATGATTCTGCCCCCGGGCAGGGTACGGTGCTTGCAATGCCGCTGATTTGTGGTATGATGATGAAAAGAATTACGGAGGATAACATGAATCAGAGATTTCTGGATCAGATCACGGATTTTATTTTTGTGAATGACATACCGGGCAGGGCGGACATGATCATGGTCCCGGGAAATGGATTTCCGCAGATGGCAGAGCGGGCGGCACAGCTGTACCATGAGGGACATGCACCGATGATCCTGCCTTCCGGAAAGTATGGAAGGCTGAGCGGAATCTTCGAGGGCGTACAGGATAAGCGGGAATTGTATGACGAAGCATACGATACGGAATGGGAGTTTCTGCATGACGTGCTGCGCAAATGTGCGGTGCCGGAGCGGGCAATCCTCAGGGAAGATCAGGCCACGTTTACTTACGAGAATGCCATTTTCTCGCGCAGGGTCACGGATGCCGCCGGGATTGATGTGCGCAGTGCCATCGTCTGCTGCAAATCTTACCATGCAAGGAGATGTCTGATGTATTATCAGCTGATGTACCCGGAGACCGATTTTCAGATATGTGCTGTGGAGATTCAGGGGATCCGCAGGGACAACTGGTATTTGTCGGAGGCAGGCATAGGACTGGTGCTGGGAGAAATGGAGCGCTGCGGCAGCCAGTTTCATGAAATTTTGCGTGAGATGATGCCGATTAAAACATGA
- a CDS encoding HlyC/CorC family transporter: MDSSDAIQFAVLFILLGLSAFFSSAETALTTVNKLRIKTLHDEGNRRAGKLLKVVENPGKLLSTILIGNNIVNISASSLATSLAIRLFGSAGVGIATGAITLLVLIFGEITPKTMAALYAEKLSLSYAPIIYLLMILLTPVIFIINKLSYGILLLLRVDPNGKAQPMTENELRTIVDVSHEDGVIETEERQMIYNVFDFGDSEAKDIMVPRIDMTFVHVDTSYEDLIQLFKEETYTRYPVYEETTDSILGTINVKDLIGLEDTEHFSIRSILREPYFTYEHKSTSSLLLEMREQSINFAIVLDEYGATAGLITLEDLLEEIVGEIRDEYDEGEEEMLTAIIPDQEYTVLGSAKLEDLDEALGLDLESEEYDSIGGYIIEQLDRIPEPGESIQLENGIRMVVDQLQKNRIELVHLYLPEKDITA; this comes from the coding sequence TTGGATTCAAGTGACGCCATACAATTCGCAGTTCTGTTTATACTGCTCGGACTCTCCGCATTTTTTTCATCTGCTGAGACTGCCCTCACCACAGTGAACAAACTGCGCATCAAAACTTTACACGACGAAGGAAACCGAAGGGCCGGCAAGCTGCTGAAGGTGGTTGAAAACCCCGGTAAGCTGCTGAGTACTATATTAATTGGTAATAACATTGTAAATATATCCGCCTCCTCACTGGCAACCTCTCTTGCCATTCGCCTGTTTGGCAGTGCAGGCGTCGGAATCGCGACCGGAGCCATTACGCTGCTCGTACTGATCTTCGGAGAAATCACGCCAAAGACCATGGCCGCCCTGTATGCAGAGAAGCTGTCACTGTCCTATGCACCGATTATCTATCTGCTGATGATATTGCTGACACCTGTTATTTTCATTATAAACAAACTGTCTTACGGCATTCTGCTGCTGCTCCGCGTAGACCCGAACGGAAAGGCTCAGCCGATGACTGAGAATGAACTGCGCACCATCGTAGATGTCAGCCATGAGGACGGCGTCATCGAGACGGAGGAGCGTCAGATGATCTATAACGTATTTGATTTCGGTGATTCCGAGGCAAAGGATATTATGGTTCCCCGAATCGATATGACTTTTGTCCACGTGGACACTTCCTATGAAGATTTAATTCAGCTGTTTAAAGAAGAGACTTATACCCGGTACCCTGTATATGAAGAGACCACGGATTCTATTCTCGGAACCATCAACGTCAAGGATCTGATCGGCCTGGAAGACACAGAACATTTTTCCATCCGCAGCATTCTCAGGGAACCTTATTTCACGTACGAGCACAAGAGTACTTCTTCCCTGCTGCTGGAAATGCGCGAACAGTCGATCAACTTTGCAATCGTTCTGGACGAGTACGGAGCTACGGCAGGACTGATCACACTGGAAGATTTGCTGGAGGAGATCGTCGGAGAAATCCGCGATGAATACGACGAGGGCGAAGAAGAAATGCTGACCGCCATTATTCCCGATCAGGAATATACAGTGCTGGGTTCCGCCAAACTCGAGGATCTGGACGAGGCTCTCGGCCTTGACCTGGAGTCTGAAGAGTATGACTCCATCGGCGGATATATCATCGAACAGCTGGACCGAATCCCGGAACCGGGCGAAAGCATTCAGCTGGAAAACGGTATTCGCATGGTCGTCGATCAGCTGCAGAAAAACCGGATCGAACTGGTACACCTCTATCTGCCGGAGAAAGATATCACAGCATAA
- a CDS encoding TIGR04086 family membrane protein, giving the protein MVKTEVSSPKIMSMLKALIISFVVTALLLLLLALLLYKLELKEGMVTAGIAAIYIISCFAGGFSAGKSIRERKFLWGLCVGACYFLMLLGVSAILSPGAMTGGDYIVTTVLLCVGGGMLGGMLS; this is encoded by the coding sequence ATGGTTAAGACGGAAGTATCCTCACCGAAGATAATGTCCATGCTGAAGGCACTTATTATTTCATTTGTAGTCACTGCACTGCTGCTGCTTCTTCTGGCGCTGCTTCTCTATAAGCTGGAACTGAAGGAGGGGATGGTAACGGCGGGCATCGCAGCTATCTACATAATCTCCTGTTTTGCAGGGGGTTTTTCAGCTGGAAAAAGCATCAGGGAGAGAAAATTCCTGTGGGGTCTCTGTGTGGGGGCCTGTTATTTTCTGATGCTGCTCGGAGTATCGGCGATTCTGTCACCGGGCGCGATGACAGGAGGCGACTATATCGTAACGACTGTCCTGCTCTGTGTCGGAGGCGGAATGCTGGGCGGGATGCTGTCCTGA
- the scfA gene encoding six-cysteine ranthipeptide SCIFF, producing MKHIKTLNTKGLQNTMKKGGCGECQTSCQSACKTSCTVGNQSCENEK from the coding sequence ATGAAGCATATCAAAACTTTAAATACAAAAGGACTTCAGAACACCATGAAAAAAGGCGGATGTGGTGAATGCCAGACTTCCTGCCAGTCAGCTTGTAAGACTTCCTGTACAGTTGGAAATCAGAGCTGTGAAAATGAAAAATAA
- the scfB gene encoding thioether cross-link-forming SCIFF peptide maturase — MIHQYRNNGYNIVLDINSGSVHVVDDVVYDCISLLSEKKDAGVIKRELGKTYVQEDIESALMECRQLEEQGMLFTEDIYRDAIEHFKDRQTVVKALCLHIAHDCNLACRYCFAEEGEYHGRRALMSFEVGKKALDFLIANSGSRRNLEVDFFGGEPLMNWQVVKDLVAYGREQEKIHDKNFRFTLTTNGVLLDDEVMEFANREMGNVVLSIDGRKEVHDHMRPFRKGAGSYDLIVPKFQKFAESRNQDKYYVRGTFTRHNLDFAADVLHLADLGFKQISVEPVVADPGEDYALRSEDIPTICEQYDILAKEMIKREKEGRGFNFFHFMIDLTGGPCVYKRLSGCGSGTEYLAVTPWGDLYPCHQFVGEDRFLMGNVDEGITRQEICSEFKGCNVYAKEKCRDCFARFYCSGGCAANSFNFTGRIDDVYEIGCELQRKRVECALMIKAAQAEE; from the coding sequence GTGATACATCAGTACAGGAACAATGGATATAATATTGTTCTGGATATCAACAGCGGTTCCGTTCATGTCGTGGATGACGTCGTCTATGACTGTATCAGTCTGCTGTCAGAAAAAAAGGATGCCGGGGTCATCAAACGTGAGCTTGGCAAAACGTATGTCCAGGAGGATATCGAGTCAGCGCTTATGGAATGCAGACAGTTGGAAGAGCAGGGGATGCTTTTTACCGAAGATATCTATCGTGATGCCATTGAGCATTTTAAGGACCGCCAGACAGTAGTGAAAGCACTATGTCTGCACATTGCCCATGACTGCAATCTGGCCTGTCGGTACTGCTTTGCGGAGGAGGGAGAATATCATGGGCGCAGGGCGCTGATGTCCTTTGAGGTGGGGAAAAAGGCGCTGGACTTTCTGATTGCAAATTCAGGAAGCAGGAGAAACCTGGAGGTGGATTTCTTCGGAGGAGAGCCTCTGATGAACTGGCAGGTGGTGAAAGACCTGGTGGCATACGGCAGAGAGCAGGAGAAAATTCACGATAAGAATTTCCGGTTTACACTCACGACGAACGGCGTACTCCTGGACGATGAGGTGATGGAGTTTGCGAATCGTGAGATGGGAAATGTAGTGCTGAGCATAGACGGCAGGAAAGAGGTGCATGACCACATGAGACCGTTCCGCAAAGGGGCGGGCAGTTATGACCTGATCGTGCCGAAATTCCAGAAATTTGCTGAAAGCCGAAATCAGGACAAGTATTACGTCAGGGGAACATTTACCCGGCATAATCTGGATTTCGCCGCAGATGTACTGCATCTGGCTGATCTGGGCTTTAAACAGATTTCCGTGGAACCGGTGGTCGCTGATCCCGGAGAGGATTATGCACTGCGCAGTGAGGATATCCCGACGATATGCGAACAGTATGATATCCTGGCGAAAGAGATGATAAAACGGGAAAAAGAGGGACGGGGATTTAATTTCTTTCATTTTATGATCGACCTGACAGGCGGTCCCTGTGTATATAAAAGACTCTCTGGCTGCGGTTCGGGTACGGAGTACCTGGCTGTGACGCCATGGGGAGATCTCTATCCATGCCATCAGTTTGTCGGTGAAGACAGATTCCTGATGGGAAATGTGGATGAGGGGATTACCCGGCAGGAGATCTGCAGTGAATTCAAAGGCTGCAACGTCTACGCAAAAGAGAAATGCCGGGATTGTTTTGCAAGGTTCTACTGCAGCGGCGGCTGTGCGGCGAATTCGTTCAATTTCACGGGCAGGATCGATGACGTCTACGAGATTGGCTGCGAACTGCAGAGAAAACGTGTCGAATGCGCGCTGATGATCAAAGCGGCGCAGGCGGAAGAATAA
- a CDS encoding protein translocase subunit SecDF has product MKKKQGVVVIILAAVLIGLLIFTTAVGFGPTGTGSAKNIKTGLDLAGGVSITYQAKDDNPSSEDMSDTIYKLQKRVENYSEEAQVYQEGSNRINIEIPGVSDANAILEELGKPGSLEFTDAEGNTVLDGTDVETAEGGITQDETGNNQYVVSLQLTTEGSKKFAEATEANLGKQIAIVYDGETISAPTVQSVISDGKAQITGMSSIEDARELASTIRIGSLSLELEEMRSNVVGAQLGQEAIKTSLTAAAIGMVIVMVFMIVVYLLPGVVAALSLLIYTGLMLVMLNAFDLTLTLPGIAGIVLSIGMAVDANVIIYARIREEIAIGKSVRNAIKSGFQKALSAILDGNITTLIAAAVLGLLGSGSVKGFAMTLALGIVLSMFTALVISRLLINAMYSVGLQNPKLYGQQKERRVINFVGKKKVFFAISIVLVLLAPIGMGIFSAKDGKALNYSLEFIGGTSTTVTFNEEYTLNELEENIRPVIEEVTGDSNVQFQQVVGSSQVIIKTRSLNVDERETFNQKMNEEFGVEENHISAETISSTVSKEMRMDAFIAVVVATFFMLIYIWLRFKDIRFASSAVLALIHDVLVVLAFYALFRVSVGSTFIACMLTIVGYSINATIVIFDRIRENMRGVKKNEELAEVVNRSITQTLTRSIYTSLTTFIMVAVLYILGVSSIRDFALPIMVGIVCGAYSSVCITGSLWYVMKSRVRKSKQ; this is encoded by the coding sequence ATGAAGAAAAAGCAAGGCGTTGTCGTCATTATCCTGGCGGCCGTCCTGATCGGACTGCTGATATTCACAACGGCGGTCGGGTTCGGACCAACGGGAACAGGATCGGCTAAAAACATCAAGACAGGCCTGGATCTGGCAGGAGGTGTCAGTATCACGTATCAGGCGAAGGACGATAATCCTTCATCGGAGGATATGTCGGATACGATTTACAAGCTTCAGAAACGTGTGGAGAACTACAGCGAGGAAGCGCAGGTGTATCAGGAAGGCAGCAACCGGATCAACATAGAGATACCGGGTGTGTCGGATGCGAATGCGATTCTGGAAGAGCTGGGTAAACCGGGTTCTCTGGAATTTACAGATGCTGAGGGAAATACCGTACTCGACGGTACTGATGTGGAAACTGCTGAGGGCGGGATCACTCAGGACGAAACGGGAAATAACCAGTATGTGGTATCCCTTCAGCTGACAACAGAAGGGTCGAAGAAGTTTGCAGAAGCGACAGAGGCAAACCTGGGAAAACAGATCGCCATCGTCTATGACGGCGAGACGATCAGCGCACCGACCGTCCAGTCTGTGATATCAGACGGAAAAGCTCAGATCACAGGAATGAGTTCTATTGAAGATGCGAGGGAGCTGGCATCGACGATCCGTATCGGATCCCTGTCACTGGAGCTTGAGGAAATGCGTTCCAACGTGGTTGGGGCACAGCTTGGACAGGAGGCAATCAAGACGAGTCTGACAGCGGCGGCAATCGGCATGGTGATCGTCATGGTGTTCATGATCGTCGTGTATCTGCTTCCGGGTGTGGTTGCAGCGCTGTCACTGCTGATCTACACCGGTCTGATGCTCGTTATGCTCAATGCATTTGACCTGACTCTGACACTTCCGGGAATTGCCGGTATTGTACTCTCCATCGGTATGGCGGTCGACGCCAATGTTATTATTTATGCCCGTATCAGAGAGGAAATTGCGATAGGGAAAAGCGTCAGGAATGCAATCAAATCCGGTTTTCAGAAGGCACTGTCGGCAATCCTTGACGGTAATATCACGACACTGATTGCTGCTGCGGTTCTCGGACTGCTGGGGAGCGGAAGCGTCAAAGGATTCGCAATGACGCTGGCACTCGGTATCGTTCTGTCCATGTTCACGGCACTCGTGATCTCGCGGCTGCTGATCAATGCGATGTATTCGGTAGGGCTTCAGAATCCAAAACTTTACGGCCAGCAGAAAGAGCGCAGGGTCATCAACTTTGTGGGAAAGAAAAAAGTGTTTTTTGCGATCTCCATTGTGCTGGTGCTTCTGGCGCCGATCGGTATGGGGATCTTCTCTGCCAAAGACGGCAAAGCGCTGAACTACAGCCTTGAATTCATCGGAGGTACGTCCACGACTGTTACGTTCAATGAGGAATATACACTGAATGAACTGGAAGAAAATATAAGACCGGTCATCGAAGAGGTAACAGGGGACAGCAACGTTCAGTTCCAGCAGGTGGTAGGCAGCAGCCAGGTCATCATCAAGACACGCAGCCTGAATGTCGATGAACGTGAGACTTTCAATCAGAAGATGAATGAGGAATTCGGAGTGGAGGAGAATCATATCTCCGCGGAGACCATCTCATCGACGGTCAGCAAAGAGATGCGTATGGATGCATTTATAGCCGTTGTGGTTGCGACGTTCTTCATGCTGATCTATATCTGGCTGAGATTTAAGGATATCCGTTTTGCTTCCAGTGCGGTGCTTGCACTGATTCATGATGTTCTGGTGGTTCTGGCATTCTATGCGCTGTTCCGTGTATCGGTGGGAAGCACATTTATCGCATGCATGCTGACGATTGTGGGTTACTCGATCAATGCGACGATCGTTATCTTCGACCGTATCCGTGAGAATATGCGGGGTGTGAAGAAGAATGAGGAGCTCGCAGAGGTGGTAAACCGCAGTATCACACAGACGTTGACGAGGAGTATCTATACATCACTGACGACCTTTATCATGGTTGCAGTACTCTACATCCTCGGAGTTTCGTCGATCCGTGATTTTGCACTTCCGATCATGGTCGGCATCGTCTGCGGAGCATATTCCTCCGTATGTATCACAGGTTCCCTGTGGTATGTGATGAAATCACGTGTCAGAAAATCAAAACAATAA
- the recJ gene encoding single-stranded-DNA-specific exonuclease RecJ: MERWVIAAKKADFKRTAELFHIDQVTARLIRNRDVTGDEAIRRYLHGDLSELPSWKAMKGVAEAVDILRDKIRMRRPVRIIGDYDIDGVTASYILQKGLERVGARVDVMIPDRITDGYGINESLIAAAAQDGIDTIVTCDNGIAAAAQIQTAKELGLTVIVTDHHEVPYMEQGDGKVFLLPPADVVINPRQEGCDYPFKQLCGACVGMQLVSGLYDSFGIDEREMEEFLEFAAIATIGDVMDLTGDNRILVKEGMERLRHTMNRGLQALIAANGLDQQQLSPYHIGFVIGPCLNAGGRLDTARRSLALLNAKTVEEAERLAADLKALNDERKDMTEQGVARAVEMVEHSSLCRDRVLVIYLPECHESLAGIIAGRLRERYHKPSIVLTRTQEGVKGSGRSIEAYSMYDELVRVKDLLTKFGGHPMAAGLSLGEADVPEFRKRLNELCTLQEEDLAEKVVIDAAMPIGYIRKDLVREFELLEPFGKGNTRPLFALRQVRMLECRIFGKNRNVVKMKVMDDQGYSIDGVYFGDGDGFVNDVRNKGRLNVVYYPSVNSYRGRENLQIVITHYQ; this comes from the coding sequence ATGGAAAGATGGGTAATTGCTGCAAAGAAAGCAGATTTTAAGAGAACAGCTGAATTATTTCATATCGATCAGGTGACTGCCAGGCTGATCAGAAACCGGGATGTGACCGGTGACGAGGCGATCCGGCGCTATCTCCACGGAGACCTTAGTGAACTGCCCTCATGGAAGGCGATGAAGGGAGTCGCGGAGGCGGTCGATATCCTGAGGGACAAGATCCGGATGCGGCGGCCGGTGCGCATTATCGGTGACTATGATATCGACGGCGTGACGGCCTCCTACATTCTTCAGAAGGGACTGGAGAGAGTCGGAGCACGCGTGGACGTGATGATCCCGGACCGGATCACAGACGGATACGGCATTAATGAGTCACTGATCGCAGCCGCTGCTCAGGACGGTATTGATACAATCGTGACATGTGACAACGGCATCGCGGCTGCGGCGCAGATTCAGACGGCGAAGGAACTTGGACTGACAGTGATTGTCACAGACCATCATGAGGTGCCGTATATGGAACAGGGGGACGGAAAGGTGTTCCTCCTGCCGCCCGCCGATGTGGTCATCAATCCCCGGCAGGAAGGGTGTGACTATCCGTTCAAACAGCTGTGCGGAGCCTGTGTCGGGATGCAGCTGGTGTCCGGGCTGTACGACAGTTTCGGGATCGATGAGAGGGAGATGGAAGAATTCCTGGAGTTTGCTGCGATCGCAACGATCGGAGATGTGATGGATCTGACAGGGGACAACAGGATTCTGGTAAAAGAAGGAATGGAGCGGCTGAGGCACACGATGAACAGGGGCCTGCAGGCACTGATTGCGGCAAACGGGCTGGATCAGCAGCAGCTGTCGCCTTATCATATCGGATTTGTCATCGGACCATGTCTGAATGCGGGTGGAAGACTGGACACCGCCAGGCGCTCCCTGGCACTTCTCAATGCCAAAACCGTGGAAGAGGCAGAGAGGCTGGCGGCAGATCTGAAGGCGCTCAATGATGAGCGAAAAGATATGACGGAACAGGGCGTTGCCCGGGCAGTCGAAATGGTAGAGCACAGTTCGCTGTGCAGGGACCGGGTACTGGTGATCTATCTGCCGGAATGCCATGAGAGTCTGGCGGGCATCATTGCGGGGAGGCTGCGTGAGCGGTACCACAAGCCCTCGATCGTGCTGACAAGGACTCAGGAGGGAGTCAAGGGCTCCGGGCGCTCGATTGAGGCATACTCCATGTATGATGAACTGGTCAGGGTAAAAGATCTGCTGACGAAATTCGGAGGACATCCGATGGCAGCCGGTCTTTCGCTCGGGGAAGCAGACGTGCCGGAATTTCGGAAACGGCTGAATGAGCTCTGTACCCTGCAGGAAGAAGACCTGGCAGAAAAGGTGGTCATAGATGCCGCGATGCCGATCGGATACATACGCAAAGACCTGGTGCGGGAATTTGAGCTTCTGGAGCCTTTCGGGAAAGGAAATACCAGGCCATTGTTTGCACTGAGACAGGTCAGGATGTTGGAATGCCGGATTTTTGGCAAGAATAGAAATGTGGTCAAAATGAAGGTGATGGATGACCAGGGATATTCCATAGACGGCGTATATTTTGGTGATGGAGACGGCTTCGTAAATGATGTCAGGAACAAAGGAAGACTGAACGTCGTTTATTATCCATCCGTCAATTCTTACCGCGGAAGGGAAAACCTGCAGATTGTGATCACACATTACCAGTGA
- a CDS encoding adenine phosphoribosyltransferase, which produces MKKIEDYVRNIPDFPEPGIIFRDVTSILQDADGLHLAIDSMQDCISGLDFDIVAGTESRGFIFGVPIAYNLHKPFIPIRKKGKLPCETIEQSYDLEYGSAVIEMHRDSILPGQRVVIIDDLIATGGTVEACARMIESLGGHVEKIVFLMELAGLKGRERLKEYDVESIICYDGK; this is translated from the coding sequence ATGAAGAAAATAGAAGATTATGTCCGAAATATACCTGATTTTCCTGAACCGGGAATCATTTTCCGGGATGTCACCAGCATACTGCAGGACGCTGACGGACTGCACCTGGCGATCGATTCCATGCAGGATTGCATCAGCGGACTTGACTTTGATATTGTAGCGGGCACAGAGTCCAGGGGTTTTATCTTTGGAGTGCCGATTGCGTATAATCTGCATAAACCGTTCATTCCGATCCGGAAAAAGGGAAAGCTCCCATGTGAAACAATTGAGCAGAGCTATGACCTGGAGTATGGAAGCGCAGTGATTGAGATGCACAGGGATTCCATTCTGCCGGGACAGCGTGTCGTGATCATCGATGATCTGATCGCAACGGGCGGTACGGTGGAGGCTTGCGCCAGGATGATCGAATCGCTGGGCGGACATGTGGAAAAGATCGTATTTCTGATGGAACTGGCCGGGTTAAAAGGCAGAGAACGGCTGAAGGAATACGATGTGGAATCCATAATCTGCTATGATGGAAAATAA